A single region of the Dunckerocampus dactyliophorus isolate RoL2022-P2 chromosome 3, RoL_Ddac_1.1, whole genome shotgun sequence genome encodes:
- the LOC129178243 gene encoding zinc finger protein 501-like produces the protein MLRTLVNQRLTVAVEEIFVVLERTIAEYEEELSRTKEENEQQRQLLDAVFKKPQVTLHKADASAEELPPEQQEWSSWMEQKGPQPPHIKENDEEPQPWHMKEEEEDHSISQEREHLEGLGEFPMIGVIVKSENDEDESKREVEPPSSSSTQHIATEADGDHCGGSQADNLLAPLSDSDDTTSHSPDTDDEDSKADMTCHTVNTHLKCSHCDKTFNDRSNLKRHMTNHTGEKPFMCSVCGKRFSQNPHLQEHTRIHTGEKPFACSVCGKRFTNRSTWMRHTRIHTGEKTYACSVCGKNFTQKVHLTIHTRTHTGEKPFTCSVCCQTFSQKSSLIMHTRTHTGEKPFACTVCGKRFNHRSNWLRHTRTHTEEKPYVCSVCHKSFSQNDYLITHKRTHMGEKPYPCSVCNRHFRDRSALSKHMKTHAGDDLQNNNDDNIDP, from the exons ATGCTGAGAACGTTAGTGAATCAGAGACTAACTGTggctgttgaagaaatatttgtagtgttggaaagaacgatagcagagtacgaggaggaactttctcgaacaaaagaggagaacgagcaacaacgtcaactactggacgcAGTTTTCAAGAAGCCTCAAGTTACGTTACACAAAGCAG ACGCCAGTGCAGAAGAGCTTCcccctgagcagcaggagtggagctcCTGGATGGAGCAGAAGGGGCCCCAGCCCCCTCACATTAAAGAAAATGATGAGGAGCCCCAGCCCTGGCACatgaaagaggaagaggaagatcaCAGTATCAGTCAGGAGCGAGAGCATCTTGAAGGGCTGGGGGAGTTCCCGATGATTGGTGTCATTGTGAAGAGTGAAAATGATGAAGATGAAAGTAAAAGAGAGGtagagcctccaagcagcagctcaactcaacacattgcaacagaagctgatggagaccactgtggaggatcacaagcagacaacctcttagctccactatcagatagtgacgacacaacgtcacactctcctgacactgatgatgaagactctaaagctgatatgacatgtcacactgtcaACACACACTTGAAATGCTCTCACTGTGACAAAACCTTTAATGACCGTAGTAatctgaaaagacacatgacaaatcacacaggagagaaaccattcatgtgctccgtgtgtggtaaaagattctctcagaaTCCACATTTGCAagaacacacaagaatacatactggagagaaaccttttgcctgctcagtgtgtggtaaaagatttaCTAATCGGTCAACttggatgagacacacaaggatacacactggagagaaaacatacgcttgctcagtttgtggtaaaaattTCACTCAGAAGGTGCATTTGACAatacacacaagaacacacacaggagagaaacctttcaccTGTTCGGTTTGCTGTCAAACCTTCTCCCAGAAGTCATCTTTGATCAtgcacacaagaacacacactggggagaaaccaTTTGCCTGCACAGTGTGCGGCAAGAGATTCAATCATCGGTCAAATTGGTTGAGACACACAAGGACGCACACGGAAGAAAAACCGTACGTGTGCTCAGTCTGTCATAAAAGTTTCTCTCAAAACGATTACTTGATAACGCACAAAAGAACACACATGGGAGAAAAACCGTATCCCTGCTCAGTCTGCAATAGACATTTTCGTGATCGTTCAGCATTGAGtaaacacatgaaaacacatgcTGGCGATGATCTTcagaataataatgatgataatattgATCCTTGA
- the LOC129178273 gene encoding zinc finger and SCAN domain-containing protein 12-like has product MCKVQMLRALVNERLTAAVEEIFVVLERTIAEYEEELSRTKEENERQRQLLDAAFRKPQVELDRADISEGHLPPEQQDWSSRMEQEEPQPLNIKDEKGEPQPLNIKKEEEDHSISQQGEHLEGLKEFPVIAVIIKTEYDEGKGDSEEKIEVEPQSSSSTQHMTTEADGDHCGGSQADNLLAPLSDSDDTTSHSPDADDENSKADMTCHTDNKLFKCSQCDKAFNDRSNMYRHMRTHTGEKPFTCSVCGKRFSQKAYLTAHSRTHTGGKPFTCLVCCQSFSQKSSLIMHTRTHTGEKPFSCSVCGKRFNHRSTQLRHTRTHSEEKPYACSVCHKNFSQNEYLKAHKRTHTGERPHPCSVCHRHFCDRSALRKHMKRHASVNVQ; this is encoded by the exons atgtgtaaagtacaaatgctgagagcgttggtgaatgagcgactaactgcggctgttgaagaaatatttgtagtgttggaaagaacgatagcagagtacgaggaagAACTTTCtagaacaaaagaggagaacgagcgacaacgtcaactgCTGGACGCTGCTTTCAGGAAGCCTCAAGTTGAACTAGACAGAGCAG ACATCAGTGAAGGACATCTTCCCCCTGAGCAGCAGGATTGGAGCTCCaggatggagcaggaggagccacagcccctcAACATTAAAGATGAAAAGGGGGAGCCACAGCCCCTTAACATTAAAAAAGAAGAGGaggatcacagcatcagtcagcagggagagcatcttgaaggactgaaggagttcccagtgattgcCGTTATTATAAAGACTGAATATGATGAAGGCAAAGGTGACAGTGAGGAGAAAATAGAGGTGGAGCCtcaaagcagcagctcaactcaacacatgacaacagaagctgatggagaccactgtggaggatcacaagcagacaacctcttagctccactatcagatagtgacgacacaacgtcacactctcctgacgcTGATGATGAAAactctaaagctgatatgacatgtcacactgacaataaACTCTTTAAATGCTCTCAGTGTGACAAAGCTTTTAACGACCGTAGTAATATGTACAGACACATgcgaacgcacacaggagaaaaaccattcacatgctcagtttgtggtaaaagattctcccAGAAGGCATATTTGACAGCACACTCAAGAACGCACACCGGAGGGAAACCTTTCACCTGCTTGGTTTGTTGTCAAAGCTTCTCCCAAAAGTCATCTTTGATCATGCACACAAGAACGCACACcggtgagaaacctttttcctgctcagtGTGCGGCAAAAGATTCAATCATAGGTCGACTCAGTTGAGGCACACGAGAACACACTCAGAAGAAAAACCGTACGCCTGCTCAGTTTGTCATAAAAATTTCTCTCAAAATGAATATTTGAAAGCACACAAAAGGACACACACGGGAGAGAGGCCGCATCCTTGCTCGGTCTGCCATAGACATTTTTGCGACCGTTCAGCATTGCGTAAACACATGAAAAGACACGCCAGCGTCAATGTTCAGTAA
- the LOC129178240 gene encoding zinc finger protein 771-like, with the protein MCEKTIAEYEEELSPKKDDNEQQCQRLDADSQKHQVVLHRADVRECLSPEQQAWSSRLEQEEQQPPYIKMEEKGPQPTNIKEEEGEPQPRYIKEEQKKPQPPHVKEEEEEEEEEEEEPQPLHIKEEVEEHSISGEEFPVIGIIVMSEDIGESEEEREVELPSSSSTRNIREADGDHCGASPADNLLAPLSDSDDTTSHSPDTDDEDSKADMTCHTDNTHFKCSHCGKTFGKKGNLKRHMRSHTGIKDFKCGKCGNLFGDNSTLKRHMRKHTGEKPFMCSVCGKRFSQKVHLTAHARTHTVEKPFACSVCSVCGKGFFQKSHLKEHIRIHTGEKPFACTVCCQAFSLKSSLIRHTRTHTGEKPFACLVCGKKFTHRSTWMRHTQTHTGEKPYTCTICHKSFSQNVYLIEHKRTHTGEKPFPCSVCHTYFRARSGLRKHLKTHAGDSVQYNNTNDADP; encoded by the exons ATGTGCGAAAaaacgatagcagagtacgaggaggaactttctccaaAAAAAGATGACAACGAGCAACAATGTCAACGACTGGACGCTGACTCCCAGAAGCACCAAGTTGTGTTACACAGAGCAG ACGTCCGTGAATGTCTTTCCCCTGAGCAGCAGGCGTGGAGTTCAAGGTTGGAGCAGGAAGAGCAACAGCCCCCTTACATTAAAATGGAAGAGAAGGGGCCGCAGCCCACCaatattaaagaggaagaaggagaGCCACAGCCCCGCTACATTAAAGAGGAGCAGAAGAAGCCACAGCCTCCCCACgtgaaagaggaggaggaggaggaggaggaggaggaggaggagccacagcccctgCATATTAAAGAGGAAGTAGAGGAGCACAGCATCAGTGGGGAGGAATTCCCTGTGATTGGTATCATTGTGATGAGTGAAGACATAGGTGAAAGTGAGGAGGAGAGGGAGGTGGAGcttccaagcagcagctcaactcgaAACATAagagaagctgatggagaccactgcgGAGCATCACCAGCAGACAACCTcctagctccactatcagatagtgacgacacaacgtcacactctcctgacactgatgatgaagactctaaagctgatatgacatgtcacactgacaacacacactttaaatgctctcactgTGGCAAAACTTTTGGCAAGAAGGGAAatctgaaaagacacatgagaagtCACACGGGCATCAAAGACTTTAAATGCGGTAAGTGTGGGAATTTGTTTGGTGACAATTCAActctgaaaagacacatgagaaagcACACAGGTGAGAAACCATTCatgtgctcagtttgtggtaaaagattctcccAGAAGGTACATTTGACAGCACACGCAAGAACGCACACTGTTGAGAAACCCTTCGCCTGCTCTGTTTGCTCCGTTTGCGGTAAAGGCTTTTTTcagaagtcacatttgaaagaacacataagaatacacactggagaaaaacccttcGCCTGCACTGTGTGTTGCCAAGCGTTCTCTCTCAAGTCGTCTTTGATAAggcacacaagaacacacactggtgagaagCCTTTTGCCTGCTTGGTGTGTGGCAAAAAATTCACTCATCGGTCAACTTGgatgagacacacacaaacacacacgggagaaaaaccatacacctgcacaatctgccATAAAAGTTTCTCTCAAAATGTATATTTGATAGAGCAcaaaagaacacacacaggtgagAAACCATTTCCATGCTCTGTCTGCCATACATACTTTCGTGCTCGTTCAGGATTGaggaaacatttaaaaacgcaCGCCGGCGACAGTGTTCAGTACAATAATACTAATGATGCTGACCCCTGA
- the LOC129178302 gene encoding gastrula zinc finger protein XlCGF71.1-like, whose translation MEQEEPGLPCVKVEKEEPQPPHIKEENDEPEHLEGLEEFLVIGVAKKSEDEEADGGSQADNILAPLSDSDETMSHCPDDEDSIADMTCHSVNTHCKCSHCDKTFKFHSHLKMHMRSHTREKPFLCSVCGKRFSQKTHWQEHTRIHTGEKPFVCSVCDKRFTHRSTWMRHTGTHTGGKTHACSVCSKYFSQKSLLKKHSNIHTAEKPFSCSVCGKGFFNKSHMEEHTRTHTGEKPFSCSVCRQMFAQKSSLRMHTRTHTGEKPFACCVR comes from the coding sequence atggagcaggaggagccaggACTCCCATGCGTTAAAGTGGAAAAGGaagagccacagcccccccataTTAAAGAGGAAAATGACGAGCCAGAGCATCTTGAAGGCCTGGAGGAGTTCCTAGTGATTGGTGTTGCCAagaagagtgaagatgaagaagctgatggaggatcacaagcagacaacatcttagctccactatcagatagtgacgagaCAATGTCACACTGtcctgatgatgaagactctataGCTGACATGACATGTCACTCTGTCAACACACACTGTAAGTGCTCTCACTGCGACAAAACTTTTAAGTTCCATAGTcatttgaaaatgcacatgAGAAGTCACACAAGAGAGAAACCATTCTTGTGCTCAGTTTGCGGTAAAAGATTCTCGCAGAAGACACATTGGCAagaacacacaagaatacacactggggagaaacctttTGTCTGCTCAGTGTGTGATAAAAGATTCACTCATCGGTCTACTTGGATGAGACACACAGGAACGCACACGGGAGGAAAAACGCATGCCTGCTCAGTCTGTAGTAAATATTTCTCtcaaaagtcacttttgaaaaaacactCAAACATACACACTGCAgagaaacccttttcctgctcagtttgtgggaaGGGATTCTTTAACAAGTCACACATGGAAGAACACACAAggacacacactggagagaagcctttttcctgctcagtttgtCGCCAAATGTTCGCTCAAAAGTCGTCTTTGAGAATGCACACCAGAAcacacactggggagaaacctttTGCCTGTTGTGTGCGATAA
- the LOC129178226 gene encoding zinc finger protein OZF-like, with protein sequence MCKVQMLRALVNQRLSAAVEEILVVFERTIAEYEEELSRTKEENERQRQLLDAVFKKPQDDLEDVSEEHLPSKQHDWSSMTEQEEPQPPPIKEEEGEPEQEHLEGLEELPVIGVLVKSEDEEDDADEDHCGGSQADNLLAPLSDQDDTTSHSPDTDDEDSKADMTCHTDNTHFKCSHCDKTFHSRCYLKRHMRTHTGEKPFMCSVCGKRFSQKPHLQEHARIHTGEKPFACSVCDKRFTHRSTWIRHTGTHAGEKPYACSVCNKEFFQKSLLKEHAKIHTAEKPFACAVCGKGFFDKSHLKEHLRTHTGDKPFACSVCHQTFSQKSHLKEHTRIHTGEKPFACSVCHQTFSQKSSLLKHTRMHSGETPFACTACGKRFSHRSTWMRHARTHTEEKPYACLACGKGFFQKSHLEEHTRTHTGEKPFSCSVCRQTFSQKSYLIIHARTHTGEKPFVCSVCDKRFSYRSNWLRHTRTHTEEKPYACSVCNKRFSQNGYLIAHKKTHKGEKHYFHDRSALSTHVKTHTGDSVQYNIDDIDP encoded by the exons atgtgtaaagtacaaatgctgagagcgttggtgaaCCAGCGACTAAGTGCGGCTGTAGAAGAAATATTAGTCGTGTTCGAAAGAActatagcagagtacgaggaggaactttctcgaacaaaagaagagaacgagcgacaacgtcaactactggacgctgttttcaagaagccTCAAGATGACCTAGAAG ATGTCAGTGAAGAACATCTGCCCTCTAAGCAGCACGACTGGAGCTCCATGACTGAGCAGGAGGAACCCCAGCCCCCAcccattaaagaggaagagggggaACCAGAGCAagagcatcttgaaggactggaggagCTCCCAGTGATTGGTGTCCTCGTGAAGAGCGAGGATGAAGAAGATGATGCTGATgaagaccactgtggaggatcacaagcagacaacctcttagctccgctCTCAGATCaggacgacacaacgtcacactctcctgacactgatgatgaagactctaaagctgatatgacatgtcacactgacaacacacactttaaatgctctcactgTGACAAAACTTTTCATTCACGTTGTTatctgaaaagacacatgagaacgcacacaggagaaaaaccgttCATGTGCTCGGTTTGCGGTAAAAGATTTTCTCAGAAGCCACATTTGCAAGAACacgcaagaatacacactggggagaaacctttTGCCTGCTCAGTGTGTGATAAAAGATTCACCCATAGGTCAACTTGGATAAGACACACAGGAACGCACGCGGGCGAAAAACCATATGCCTGCTCAGTCTGTAATAAAGAATTCTTTCAGAAGTCACTTTTGaaagaacatgcaaaaataCACACTGCAGAGAAACCTTTTGCCTGCGCAGTGTGTGGCAAAGGATTCTTTGACAAGTCACACTTGAAAGAACACCTAAGAACACACACTGGGGATAAACCTTTCGCCTGCTCAGTTTGTCACCaaacattttctcaaaaatcACACTTGAAAGAACACACAAGAATTCACACCGGGGAGAAACCTTTTGCTTGCTCAGTGTGTCACCAAACATTCTCTCAAAAGTCGTCTTTGCTAAAACACACAAGAATGCACTCTGGGGAGACACCTTTTGCCTGCACAGCGTGCGGCAAAAGATTCAGTCATCGGTCAACTTGGATGAGACACgccagaacacacacagaagaaaaaCCATACGCCTGTTTAGCTTGTGGTAAAGGATTCTTTCAGAAGTCACATTTGGAAGAACACACAAGgacgcacacaggagagaaacctttttcctgctcagtttgtCGCCAAACATTCTCCCAGAAGtcatatttaataatacatgcaAGAACACATACTGGGGAGAAACCGTTTGTCTGCTCAGTGTGCGATAAAAGATTCAGTTATCGGTCAAATTGGTTGAGACACACAAGAACGCACACCGAGGAAAAACCGTACGCCTGCTCAGTTTGTAATAAACGTTTCTCTCAAAATGGATATTTgatagcacacaaaaaaacacacaagggaGAGAAACACTATTTTCATGATCGTTCAGCATTGTCTACTCACGTTAAAACACACACTGGTGACAGTGTTCAATATAATATTGATGATATTGATCCCTGA